Proteins found in one Bacteroidales bacterium genomic segment:
- a CDS encoding alpha-amylase produces MKRIQLIQILFLMIFSGSFLYQCTAPGEAGYKNPVSSQVQHPAWTRNAVIYEVNIRQYTPEGTFRAFESHLPRLKELGVDVLWLMPVNPIGVKNRKGVLGSYYSVRDYMSINPEFGTMDDFKHLVEQVHQQGMKIIIDWVPNHSSWDNPLTVSHPEYYLHDSLGGFVSPFDWTDVIRFDYSNPALRKYMTDAMKWWYTETGIDGFRCDVAHMVPVDFWNDLRASLDSIRPVFFVAEADQPFLHEKAFDVTYDWKFHHIMNSIASGKMDATMVRKHFAWVDSAYPGDSYLMQFTSNHDENSWNGTEYERLGDGARCFAVLAATIPDVPLIYTGQEAGLNKRLKFFEKDTVNWGTYSLTSFYQKLIGLKKRSNALRSGDGGRPVFVSTGCDSAVVAFVRKKADNKVLVLCNLSPLPQAITIKDALLAGEYTELFSGNALKLKRKWSLSLKPWEYLVFESNEKK; encoded by the coding sequence ATGAAAAGAATACAACTCATTCAAATTTTATTCCTGATGATATTTTCGGGCAGTTTTCTCTATCAGTGCACTGCACCGGGAGAAGCAGGTTATAAAAATCCGGTCAGCTCGCAGGTACAGCATCCTGCATGGACAAGAAATGCCGTGATTTACGAAGTAAATATCAGGCAGTATACCCCGGAAGGAACGTTCAGGGCATTTGAATCGCATTTGCCCAGACTGAAAGAACTTGGTGTGGACGTTCTCTGGCTGATGCCGGTCAATCCTATCGGAGTTAAAAACCGGAAAGGAGTGCTGGGAAGTTATTATTCCGTGAGAGACTACATGAGCATCAATCCCGAATTCGGAACGATGGACGATTTCAAACATCTTGTGGAGCAGGTGCACCAGCAGGGTATGAAAATCATCATCGACTGGGTGCCCAACCATAGTTCGTGGGACAACCCCTTAACGGTTAGTCATCCGGAATATTACCTGCACGATTCCCTCGGAGGATTTGTTTCACCTTTTGACTGGACTGACGTTATCCGTTTTGACTATTCCAATCCGGCTCTCAGGAAATATATGACCGATGCCATGAAATGGTGGTATACCGAAACGGGTATTGATGGTTTCCGCTGTGATGTGGCCCATATGGTGCCGGTAGATTTCTGGAACGACCTCCGGGCTTCGCTCGACAGTATTCGGCCGGTATTTTTTGTGGCGGAAGCCGATCAGCCTTTCCTTCATGAAAAAGCGTTTGATGTAACGTACGACTGGAAATTTCATCACATCATGAATTCCATTGCTTCCGGCAAAATGGATGCTACTATGGTGAGAAAGCATTTTGCATGGGTCGATTCTGCCTACCCGGGTGATTCCTACCTGATGCAATTTACTTCCAACCACGATGAGAATTCCTGGAATGGAACGGAATATGAACGGCTGGGTGATGGAGCCCGGTGTTTTGCCGTGCTGGCAGCTACAATTCCTGACGTCCCGCTGATTTATACTGGTCAGGAAGCCGGACTCAATAAGCGACTGAAGTTTTTTGAAAAAGATACAGTAAACTGGGGTACCTATTCTCTGACATCTTTTTACCAGAAACTGATTGGACTGAAAAAAAGGAGCAACGCTCTGCGCAGCGGTGACGGGGGAAGGCCTGTTTTTGTTTCCACCGGCTGCGATTCTGCTGTAGTAGCTTTTGTGCGCAAAAAAGCCGATAATAAGGTCCTGGTCCTCTGCAATCTCTCTCCGCTTCCGCAGGCAATCACCATCAAAGATGCCCTGCTTGCGGGAGAGTATACCGAGTTATTTAGCGGAAACGCGCTAAAACTAAAAAGAAAATGGAGCCTCAGTCTGAAACCTTGGGAATATTTGGTCTTCGAATCAAATGAAAAAAAATAA